One Urechidicola croceus genomic window, ATAACTGCGCAAGATGAGATGGTGTGTAAAAGATGCCATCTTTTTGTTTTTTCTCTTTTTGACTAAATAAAGTATCATCGCCACCTGCTAAAAACTCTTCGTAGATACGACTTATCAATTCTACAGGAATGTAGCTGAACTCATAGTATCTAATAAGTTCCAGAATTTGGTTGTGGCTCTCTTCGGGTCTTTTATAAGCTTTTAAAGCTTCTACCAGACCATTTAAATTTAAAGTTGGTATTAGATTCTTCTCTTCGGAATTCCACTCAAAAAGATTACCATTTAAATCTTGCTGTAAATCGTCTAGCAAAGCAACAAAATTTCCATTAGACAGAACATCTACAAATTCTTGGCAACTGCCATATTTCTGGAAATATTTTTGATTAAAAGAGCTATTGCCATCTGGATCTTTTCTTTCCTCCAGATATTTAATCATTATAGACTGAATAATGATTTTTTTTATTATTCGCTCATCGGCATTGGAATTTGAGAATGCAATTTGTTTAGCTATCTCTCGTATCCACCGTATAAGGATATCGTAGGAAGAGGCATTGAATTTAAATTTATTTTTGACACTAGATTCTTCCCAGAACGTACCAGTTTTTATCTTAACAGCAAAATTTTTATTATAAAGCTGATGTGCTTTGGCTACAATTTTTAAACTTGCTAGGTAAACGGGCTTATTGTCATCTTGAATATGTTGGGTACAATCGAGTATTTTTATTTCTGTCCTGTAAAAGATACAGGCAATAGGAACAGCTCCGTTGCTCCATACCATTTTTTGTATGTGGCTCAAATGGCTCTCATCAGAATCTAATTGAGTATGGTCGTAGATATAAATTTGGGCTTTGAGCTTATTAATTTCATTTCTGAAAAAAACTGCCGAGGCTTCAAACTTCATTGCTTTTTCAAGTTGAAGTTTTACCGATAAATCTTCTGTTTGCTTGTAATCATCAGTAAGAAAAAGACAATCATTGTTCTCTTGGTTAAAACCAAGAGAATTGAGTCCGTCTTTAAAAGTTTGAGATAGTTGCAAAAGGTTTAGATTTTTATACAAAGATAAAATTTAACATAACATTTTGGATATTTAAACAAGCCTATTTGCTTTAAGAAATATTTTTAAGCCAACTAGTATTACCATTAGTGATGCCACAGCTAATAGGCATCTACTTTCTCTTATCCCCAGCTCCCTTATCAAAAGCCACCAGATTAAACAGTTCACGCATCCTGCTACGAACACGATTGCCATAGCGTTCTTCCAGTTCTTCAGCATTGAGATTGGTTGTGGCGTGGGTTTTAATTTTGTGTTTGGTTTGTAGGTACAGTTCGTATCGAGATAAAAGCACTTCGCCCATCACATTCAAATCCTTTCCGTAAAATCTGCCAGAGGGTTCCACACCCAAATCATCAAAACAATAGAATTTGGTATTCCCATATTCCTCGACCGTTTTAAAACCTAAATGATTAAAGCTGAAGGTTACGTTCCGGCAAGGAATCATTTCGTAAGGACGTTGCAACGGTACCAAATGACGTAGCAATTTCATTAAGCTGGTCTTACCGCAGCCTACGGGTCCAGAAAGCAGGATACCTTTATCGATGTCAATTCCGTAAGTTGAGCAGTTCTCTTTATCCTTGATGAAGTAAGAACAGAGCTTTAGCAGTATCACCTTATCCTCATCGTAAATCCTAAACTTCTTCCCAAATAGCAGCTTGCCCTTGGCATTCAAGTAAATTAGAATTTTTGGGAAGTCGTAGAGAACGCTTTTACCATCAAAGTTTCCGAGCGAGTATTCCACGCCACCTTCGGTTATTTTAGAGGGGTTGTCCATAGTCTTTGTTTTTACTGGTTCGCAGGTTGTCCTTGATTTGGGACGCTTGTTTTTTGTTTGGTTTGTTTTCCTCGGCATATAATTCTGTTCTGTCCATCCAGTTTGTGGCCAAGGCACGCCAATCTCTAATTTCATTTCCATCACTCGTTTGCCAGTTCCGGGTTTCATAATGCTCAAAGAATTTTTTTCCTTCATCAGCATTAAAACCTTTTTCAATAAAAAAATTAATAACGGTCTGCCAGCCCTTTGGTTGTTTTATATTGTTTACTTGTTTGGTATTGTTTATAGTAGATACCAATGCTTGTCCACTGGTGGGACGGTGCGAGTCCACAGCTTGTCCATTATTGGGATGGTGTTGGTACACTACTGGTTCACGTATGGGACGGTACTGTTCCGCAAGCTGTTCTAATATGGGATTGTACTGTCCCGTAACAGGTTCATCACTTGTCCCAATAATGGACATCTTGATTTTACTGCCTTTGTAGGGATTGTTAGAAGGGAAGTAGGATAGATAGTTCCAAGAATCGAGGTCTGTCACACATCTATGATAAGTGGATTTTGAACCAATCTTGGCAACGCGCATTAATTCGCGACGGTTTACATAGAACTCATCTGCAAACCGACTACTGTTCCATTCTTGGAACAGCGCCATATATAGGCTTATGTGCGTTGGATTGAGGCGGTCATCAAAAAAGAACTTTTCAAAAGCCGCATTTAGTAGCTTTATATAGTTCATCTTTTAAGAATTTTGCTTGTGCTGCACTCGATTTGAGTTCATTACACCTTGAATTTCCTCTGCATCATAGTAGATAATGCCCCCAACTTTTGTGTATGGCAACGTTCCATTGATGCGAAGATTCTGTAATGTACCTGGACTGACTTGAAGCAAGTCCATTACCTCGGAAGATTTTAAATATTTCTTGAGTTTTCCAGTTGCTTGTTTAGATAGAAGATTCTTGATGTCATCGAGCAATTCCATTTTAAATTCTCGAAGGTCGTCGGTGGTAATAATATTTGCTGGCATAATAGAACGGTTTTAAAGAAAGGGACTATCGTATCGATTTCAACTAATTTGATAGTCCCTGACCTGATTTGACTTTCGTTCTACAAATTTGGGATGGTTTATTGGATTTTAATCCCAAGTTGTACCCAAGTAGGGTGTTTTTATTTACTCATTTTCAATGGTTTAAATTGGTTTGATTTAGAGGTGTCACTTAAAATCATCTATGCCAAATGATAATAGATAAAATTAATTTTATTTTTTCCCAAGTAAGACCCAACTTGGGAAGAAATTTAACATTTTTAAAAATGAAAATATCAACCGTCCGTTTCTTCCATTCGCCTTAAAAGTGTTGCTTTTAGTCTATCAATAAACTTGGTTTGGTCGATTTTCCGTTCTCTTATTTCGAGAAAAGTTCTATAAACGTTACCAAGATTAAGTTCAAAAATATCTTCACAAGCTGATGCCATTTCTTTAATACCAGCTGTACCACTTTTTATTGCGCCAGATGCCTGTAATGCATAAATTAACTCAATTAGGTCTGTTTTTGAAGCAGTCCAACCAAGTCGCTCACCGTTTGATAGAGTATTCAGCTTATTCGGTATGCCGTATGACAAATCCCTTAAATTACTTAACTCTTCAACGTAATGGCTTATTAATAGGTCATAGGCCATAATTTTGGCAATTGCATTATCGTGGCTTGTGGAAAATTCAGCATCTGTATAAAAATGAGAAGTGTTTGATACCAAGCTAATTTTATCATTTCCTCGCAGAAAATAGAATTCATCTAGAAGTTCAGAATCCTCTCTATAATATTTAATGAAATCTATATTCCGTCGATTACTTTCTTGTAGCCTATTTATTTCTGAATCAATAAATTCCTGTTGAGATTTTATTGTTCCCGCAGGTCTATTTATCAAGAAATTGTAGAGTTTGGCATAAAATTTCAGTCTGCTATAGATGTAGGGTTTATGCTTTTTAAAGAAAATTATTTCATTCTTTTTATCTACGAATTCATTTTCCCTTACACAGATGCGTAATTTCTGCAAGTATTGTCTTGAAATAGAAATACCTTGTTCAACATTGTTGAAATCGTTTAGATTAGATTCCTCAACTACTTTTATTTCCTCTTTGTAATTGTCTAGTATTATATGAATTAACTTATGCAAAATATTTTTGGGGCTTTAGATTTGGGTTAATTATCAATAAGTAATGTTTGTATGTTATATCTTTTTATGGGGGATTTTTAAAAAAGAACAGACAACCAATAGCGAGCAAAACAATGCTACCAGCAATTATGAAAGGATAGTAAAAACCGCCTGCAATCAGCCAAGTTCCTAAAACGGGGCCTAGAATCTGACCAATACTATTGGTCGAACTCTGAATAGAAATATTCCTGCCAGTATTTTTCTTTGATATTAATGAAACCGCAGAGAGCAAATTTGGTGTTACCATAGCGCCTCCAGCAGCAAAAACAACGATTAATCCATAGACTAAAAATTCATTGTTAAAAAATGGAAAGGCAATCAAGGATAAACCAGATATTAATAACCCTAAAGCAATTTGTTTCTTTGTTGATAAAAACTTCTCTCCATAAGTAGCGAACACAGGTTGTAAAACAGCCATTATTGAACCACATAGCATAAAACCAATACCAACTTGATTACTATTAAATCCTAATTCATCTTTTCCGTAGATTGAAAAGACAGTTTCAAATAGCGTCACCACAAATTGGATAACAAACGATAGCACTAGTAATACGATAAAATATTTAGTAAATGTGAACCGCAAACTCACTTTTCGTGTTGTGAACTTATGTACGCGAGCGGTGTTTTTTAACCATTTCATCACAACCAAAAGGACAATCAATCCTAGTAGTGCAGCGAATAAAAAGGGCACTGAAAATCGGTCTAAATGTAGCAGGCCTATTGTATATTTTATATGAATATCAGTTTGGGACAGAAAGCCGCCAATGACAGGGCCGAAAATAACACCAGAGCTAATGGCAACACCAGACCAGGCCATTATTTTCGTTCTACGTTCTTCAGATGTAATATCACTTAAATATGCATTGCTAACTGGAATAACTGATGACGTAAAAATTCCACCAAAAATTCGAGCAATATATAGCATTGTCAAGGATGTGGCTAGGCCAGTAAGTAATTGCATAATTACAAAACCGATTAGTCCACAAATAATAATAGGTTTCCTGCCGTATCTGTCCGATAGTTTTCCCCAAACCACTACGAATAGTAACTGAAAAAATGGATAAATGCTTGTGAGCAATCCAATATGGAAATTAATAAGGTCGGTGTCAAGATTGTCTTTTAAAGCTAATCTTTCGGTATAGT contains:
- a CDS encoding P-loop NTPase family protein, which encodes MDNPSKITEGGVEYSLGNFDGKSVLYDFPKILIYLNAKGKLLFGKKFRIYDEDKVILLKLCSYFIKDKENCSTYGIDIDKGILLSGPVGCGKTSLMKLLRHLVPLQRPYEMIPCRNVTFSFNHLGFKTVEEYGNTKFYCFDDLGVEPSGRFYGKDLNVMGEVLLSRYELYLQTKHKIKTHATTNLNAEELEERYGNRVRSRMRELFNLVAFDKGAGDKRK
- a CDS encoding helix-turn-helix domain-containing protein, producing MPANIITTDDLREFKMELLDDIKNLLSKQATGKLKKYLKSSEVMDLLQVSPGTLQNLRINGTLPYTKVGGIIYYDAEEIQGVMNSNRVQHKQNS
- a CDS encoding RteC domain-containing protein, with amino-acid sequence MHKLIHIILDNYKEEIKVVEESNLNDFNNVEQGISISRQYLQKLRICVRENEFVDKKNEIIFFKKHKPYIYSRLKFYAKLYNFLINRPAGTIKSQQEFIDSEINRLQESNRRNIDFIKYYREDSELLDEFYFLRGNDKISLVSNTSHFYTDAEFSTSHDNAIAKIMAYDLLISHYVEELSNLRDLSYGIPNKLNTLSNGERLGWTASKTDLIELIYALQASGAIKSGTAGIKEMASACEDIFELNLGNVYRTFLEIRERKIDQTKFIDRLKATLLRRMEETDG
- a CDS encoding cupin domain-containing protein produces the protein MNYIKLLNAAFEKFFFDDRLNPTHISLYMALFQEWNSSRFADEFYVNRRELMRVAKIGSKSTYHRCVTDLDSWNYLSYFPSNNPYKGSKIKMSIIGTSDEPVTGQYNPILEQLAEQYRPIREPVVYQHHPNNGQAVDSHRPTSGQALVSTINNTKQVNNIKQPKGWQTVINFFIEKGFNADEGKKFFEHYETRNWQTSDGNEIRDWRALATNWMDRTELYAEENKPNKKQASQIKDNLRTSKNKDYGQPL
- a CDS encoding MFS transporter, translating into MDRKEKLNRIFLILLSLFVVMLGYGILLPTLPYYTERLALKDNLDTDLINFHIGLLTSIYPFFQLLFVVVWGKLSDRYGRKPIIICGLIGFVIMQLLTGLATSLTMLYIARIFGGIFTSSVIPVSNAYLSDITSEERRTKIMAWSGVAISSGVIFGPVIGGFLSQTDIHIKYTIGLLHLDRFSVPFLFAALLGLIVLLVVMKWLKNTARVHKFTTRKVSLRFTFTKYFIVLLVLSFVIQFVVTLFETVFSIYGKDELGFNSNQVGIGFMLCGSIMAVLQPVFATYGEKFLSTKKQIALGLLISGLSLIAFPFFNNEFLVYGLIVVFAAGGAMVTPNLLSAVSLISKKNTGRNISIQSSTNSIGQILGPVLGTWLIAGGFYYPFIIAGSIVLLAIGCLFFFKNPP